The proteins below come from a single Papaver somniferum cultivar HN1 chromosome 11, ASM357369v1, whole genome shotgun sequence genomic window:
- the LOC113320327 gene encoding unknown protein 1-like has protein sequence MKNDIDSSRESFFLEKVKVIEAKDNELLKPIDKRVSLGPITPNPDRETGEVVLDCFSPLSWVSSTPGPVCSDAKKTDDTTEVDSSPQTPKEDLFDSFAPGPDDLMLAPKVIKHIGKSCTSVSRRLNFDSSPEDFNESSERLKFDSSPENHNESTERLNFEASESGNNDNVACRSDDATDEVFLPEDVLLETMYESLLDAIVSKQTEEIIAENIPDGMKTPTSLPLLSGIAETCPPAPVKPPSGSRCIDLAIRRKLEFQTNFFLSVVRF, from the coding sequence atgaaaaacgatATTGATTCATCCAGGGAAAGTTTTTTTCTGGAGAAAGTTAAAGTTATAGAAGCTAAAGATAATGAGTTAttaaaaccaattgataaaaggGTTTCTCTTGGTCCAATTACCCCAAATCCTGATAGGGAGACTGGAGAAGTTGTTCTTGATTGTTTTTCGCCGTTATCATGGGTTTCTTCTACACCAGGACCAGTATGTTCTGATGCTAAAAAAACTGATGATACTACCGAGGTTGATTCTTCTCCTCAAACACCGAAAGAAGACTTATTTGATTCGTTTGCTCCAGGTCCTGATGATTTGATGTTAGCTCCAAAGGTTATTAAACATATCGGAAAATCTTGTACAAGTGTTTCAAGGAGACTCAACTTTGATTCTTCTCCTGAAGATTTCAATGAGAGTAGTGAAAGGCTGAAATTTGATTCTTCTCCTGAGAATCACAATGAGAGTACTGAAAGGTTGAACTTTGAAGCTAGTGAAAGTGGAAACAATGATAATGTGGCTTGCAGAAGTGATGATGCTACAGATGAGGTGTTTTTGCCGGAAGATGTGCTGCTTGAGACAATGTATGAGTCACTTTTAGATGCAATTGTTTCAAAACAAACTGAGGAAATTATAGCTGAAAATATTCCTGATGGGATGAAGACACCAACTTCACTGCCTCTTCTCAGTGGAATCGCAGAGACTTGTCCACCTGCTCCTGTAAAACCTCCTTCAGGATCAAGATGCATTGATCTCGCAATTCGCAGAAAACTCGAGTTCCagactaatttttttttgtctgtggTGAGATTCTGA